The Acomys russatus chromosome 11, mAcoRus1.1, whole genome shotgun sequence genome contains the following window.
ACGGCCCACCGAGACCCAGAAATCTCAAAGAGGACAGCCCCTGCCCgacctgctcttcttcctctgagtcgGAACCCGAAGGCTTTTTCTTCGGCCAGCGCCTTCTAGGTCCCTGGAAGACCCCCGAAAACCTCCAAGCAGACGTTAGAGACATCTCCAGGAAGCACTGCACTATTTGTTAGTGGTGCGGTCCGGAGATCGGGGTAGTGGAATGGGGGGACCTGGGAAGGGGCATAATAAGGCTGTCCCGTGTAAAGACCCAAGACTGAAGGCAGTCGGGCACGAGGGACAGTCCCATTCGCACTGCACGCTGTCTGATATGAAGGAAACTTTCTTGGGGGTACACAATTGCATAGAGCCTCCAGAGTGAGCTATCCCCTATCCCCAAGGGCTGTGCTAGCCCCGCAGCCAGGCACCTTGCTTAAACTAATGGAGTGGTAGCGCTGCACAAGTAACCGACACCAGGTGCCGGGAGGCGGGGCCGGGAGCAGGGGCTCCACCTTCGGCCTGGGTTTCAAGCTTTCTGAACTCATGGACCTGGTAAGGGGCGGGCCTTCTCGCTCCTCCCTCTGGCTGGCGGAAGTGCGGGGTCGGAAGTTGCGCTATCGACTTGCGCCAACCCGATCTGCCGCTCACAACTAGTGTGGATGTGTTTGGTGCTGTTATGGCTTCCACCGGGGTGACTGTGAGTGCCGCCGGCTCGGCCAACGAGGCCCCCGAGGTTCCAGACAACGTGGGAGACTGGCTCCGCGGCGTCTACCGCTTCGCCACAGATCGGAACGACTTCCGGAGGTAATCGAGCCTGGCACCTCTCCGGTCCTCAGAAACGTGTGTTTCCCTACCTGATGAATCTGGCGTACCCAGGGGTTTTGTCGCATTGAGAACGTAATAGTCTCGTGgtggctttttgtgttttgtgagcCGTCTGTCACGGGGCTTCCAAGGTATGTCACCCTGGGCTGCAGCGATGGCTCAGCGGGTGAAAGCATTTGCCGCCAAGCCGGAGGACATCAGTTCGATCCCTGGCACCGGCAAGGTAGAAGGCGAGATCAACTTCTACGGGTTGTACTCAGACCTCCACACGTGCACTTTgtcacatgcacgcgcgcgcacatgcatacaaatcaatgaatgtaatatttttagAAAGCCACCTTAACCTAGAAGGCAGGGAAGAGGTGCCAACGCATAAACTGGAGCTTCAGCCCCGGCAGAGTGCTAAGTCGGCATTTGCTTGTGTTAGAAATAGGTGTGAACTTCAATTTCTCATGTGCTTATTAGGAGACACAGCACTGTACCAGATGTCCATCAGAACTTCCGGAAGTGGTGCTTTCTGGAAATTTCCAATGGAAACGCACGAAATTTACTGACCTTAGGGTTAATGAAATTTATTCTTTACCCAGGAACTTAATCCTCAATTTGGGACTCTTTGCTGCGGGAGtttggctggccaggaacttgaGCGACATTGATTTGATGGCACCTCAGCCGGGGGTGTAGCCAAGTAAGCAGGTGACTTTCCTCTTTCCTTATTTCGTGAGTCCTATCACGAGTATGTTCCATCAGCTAGACAGAGCAAGTAGGGAAGAGTCTTCGTGTAAACCCTTGCCCCTGGGTTTCTTGGTGCAAGCAGTTCCTCCTGTTTTCTCTCACTGCTAATGCCACCTGTTATCTGGTTGCAGGTAATGGAACTCCTGTGTGCTCAGACTTTCCAAAGACAGCCTACTGTCTATGACCACAAGATACTACCCCGGGTGGCACGTGAAGTTGACTCCCTCTCCTTGCCTGACCCTCTGCCCCCTGGGCAGCCCCCAGCTTCAGCTGAAATGTTGCTTCTGCACAGACGTGTGCAGTTCCCAATTTTGCAGAGGGTGACCTTTGTCGTTGTTCTGAAGAGGAGTAGGAATTgttcttgaaaaatatttcaaataaagccTACACACAAAGACaggtgttttattcttttaataagaAATTTCTTACAAAAACAAGGTGTAAAAAGTCAGtttacaaaaatcaaaaaacatgATTTGTATTTCACACTCAAGACACAGACATGAGTCCCAAACATGGATTGCAATGGAGATGACTTGCATGGAGACAGAACCACCTACTCCACAGGGATGCAGACATGCCTCATCGCCAATTCTTGGGTTTCTACTGTTGAGTGAGCAGGCCTGGAGGAAGGTGGTGGTGTTGTTTGGTATTTTAGTTTGCCAGGTGGGTTTTCCAGGCACCTGGGACGCATTGTCATTGGAAAAGAGTGAGATTTGGTGGCAGAAGAGGGCCGCAATGTGTGAGTGGAGGCAAACGTTGGTGGGCACAAGGAATCAGCTTCCTTCACAAAGAAAGATGTTTCCTACCCCCAGATTGATGCTGATGCCACTGTCTGGTGTTCTTCTGAGTGTGTGAAGGACTCCTGTGGCCATGGAGACAAGCTCCCCATCGTTCAGTCAGTTTACTGGGTGTTTAGAAATTGCTTTTATGTGCTGGGCCCGGTTGGAACTGGTCGTGGATTACAGAGCACAAGTGAGGAAGGATCGCTGTAACTGGGCCACAGCTGCGTCACTGTTACAGATGTTATAGCAGTTCACTAAAGGTGAACAGGACAAAGCAGCCTTCCTGGATCTGCTGGCATATGTCTCATTCAGTCAGTTCTCTGGGGCCTAGGAGTATAGCTCATTGCAGAAAACTGTCACAAAATAATGTATTTGGCATGAGGAGGTAATTAAACGATttctttaaaagacagggtctctatagcCCAGTGTGGCCTCAAACTTAACAACATAGTTGAAGATGGCCCTGAACTGCTTACCCTGCTGCCTTCATGAGTCAGGGTTAGGATTCCAGGCTTTACATGTCTGATACTCTGAGAAGTTCAATTCAGAGATTACCAAGAAGAAGACAGGCTGGGCCTGAtggcacacccttaatcccagagGCACGTGGTCTctggggccaacctggtctagtgggctagccaaggctacacagtgagactgccTTCAAGAGGGATGGGGAAGCAAAGGGAGACAGGGTCATGAATGTAAGGATAAGGCTTAGGTTTGAAACCATTACTCCCACAGCCCCAAAAAGTGAGTTGGAAGCAGCTTTTTAAGGTGTATGATAGCTGTAGAGCCCCACATGCCCTTGGCTAAGCTTAGGAAATAGCAGCCTGAGTTCTGCAGGAATGAAACCTTAAAATGTGCTATGTGACCttatagctgagagttctatctAATGAAAAAGATTTCCTAAGTTAAAAACCAGATctagccatgtgtggtggcacacacctttaattccagcacttgaggcagaggcaggaggatctcttgagtgcGAAACCGGCccggtccacaaagggagtccaggacagccagggctacacagagaaaccctgacatgaaaaacaaacaaacaaaaagacccagaATCTATAAGAATTAATTCATGATAGTTTCAAAGCATAATTGAAACGAATTTTCATTCAAAGTTTAAGGTTTCATTTCAAGTAACTTTACTGTCGCTTTTGAAGCCATAGTGCTGGTTTGGCAGTTTCATTTGAGCTAGTTTAGTGGAGTTGGGCGGAACTCAGGCCCCACGCCGGCTAGCTGAGTGCTCTAGCAGTGAGCCCGTTTCTCTAGCAGCTAGTTGTGTTTTAAATGAAACATGCCAAGGTAAGTATGGACAGAGTCCACAAAAGTGACCACTTACTTCACAGCCCCTAAGCCATGGTGTAGTTAGAGCAAGTACAGATGAGACGAATCCCACTGTCTGGAGAAGGCGCTTCCCAGCTTTAGCACTGACAAGAAGAGCCATCCGTGAGACCCACACTAAGCAGGTAAAATTCAAGTGCCCCTAGAAAATTTTGCCCCAGAGATACGACTCTTCACCTGACTAGTTCAGGAACTAGGCCGAGGGACCAGTTGCCAAGGGTGTTTGGATGGTAAGCTTTGGTGAAGTCTCACAAATGTAACAGCAACGTAAGGTTGGAGTGAAAGAACGTAAGGTTGGAGTAAAAGAACCGGCTGCAACCAGCCTGGCTGAACAGACTGAGGCTACTTCCACGGCCACTCAGCACCATCCCAGTTGGCATCTGCCCAGAAAGTGGTGAGGGTGGCGCTGACAGAGGCATCCCTTTTACATCACTGACTCTGCATATTACACAGTGTACTGGCTTCTCATAGCATCTGAGAGTGTGCAGGTCAGGGATTGTTTCTTACACTACTTCCTGAAGGTTTGTGCAGGAGGACCCTGGAATTAATGAAGATTCGTTGCCATCGGTTACCGAGCTCCAGTCGTGATTTAGATGGTTTTTCTGATAATTTGTGATCTCCCAACTAACTGGAAACGCTTCCACAGAGAAGCTGCAACCCCAGATGGAGATGTGACACACATGCAGGAGAGGTGCCTTCCAGAAAGGGCCAGCGTTAGTGTTTGGCGTATACAAGGGGCAATGAACAACAGTGCTGCGCCTTGAAAGAGCTGTTTGATGGGTGATTACAAATACAATTTTGGACATTAGAACTCTAGAACTTGCTGGTAAGAACAATTTGCATTCATACACAGAGATAAGAATGCTCTAAAAATCTGATAGCATGTATCCTTTAAACACTACAGACCCACCTGCCATGACATAACAGAAAAGAACCCTTCCCCTTTTCAATCTCATGCAAATCATAATTAAGTACAAGGCACCAAATTTTATGAATTGTATAAAATTAGTTCACAAAGCTTTATCAGTAAAACAAATTTCAGATCTCCCTTTTTGCCCACTCCCCCagatcccccaccccaccccacccccagttttcATTCTGCGCTACTACTGACCGGCTTACTCTGGGGCACTGCCAGCCACTCCACCTCATTGGCTCGTCCCCTGAATGTGGATGGAGctgaaggcagagagagccagCGTAGGGAATTCATACAATCATGGACTCTAGAAGCCTTGCCATTGTGAACAAAATAAACTCTGCTGCTGAGTCCATAGGACACATTAACACTTCTACAGTTTCcaatttgattcatgacgtttTAAGAGACATCTAGAAGTTCTTTACCATGTGGCACTGTCCTCCCATCTCAGCCAGAGCAGCTGGATTAAAGCTggcaagagctctgcctgccattTGATGAGATCTGCAGTTCCTGGCACCCAGGGTATCCCTGCTGTTTTTGCATTAGTATGggtgcaagcatgagggccagGCCAGACTGAGGTAAGAAGTCATTTTTGAGGGCTGGGGTGTATTCATCTTGGCTGGCTACAGCAGTTAAGTAAACACACCAGCCAATGACAAAGGGTTCACAGCCTGAGACTGCGGCTGGGAAAGCAGCACCTGGCGTTTGACCTGGAGTCAGCTAGTCAAGgtctgtctgttctttcttttctctgtgatgCAGCCGACACAGCACACAGCGCTCTGCTTTGGCTGTGCACTGACTGacaccagaggcagaggacaAGACAGCACAGCAGCCCCGGCACTGCACAGCACTTCTGTAACAAAGATCTTAAGCACCACCTCCCTAACTCATGCTACTTCTCCTGGTGCCTGAGGTGCTGTCTGTGGTTGCAGTGGCACCTCATGAGGGTGGCTCAGTAGAGACAGCTGGTTTCAGTTCCATCTTAATTTAAGTGATTTTATCATCCTCCTCTGTGGGTGTTCAGCACTGGCTTTATAAAAGTCCCTTATTTGCTTACCAGTCCTGCTGATAACTgctataaaactattttttaaaactgacttAGAATCTTTTAGTATTCCTTTTAAGTGTTTATACCAATTAATGTGTTTCCCCTCTGGACAGACACATCTGTATTCTCTGCCTGCAAGTTCTCGttctagaaaaaaacaacaggGTTTAAGATGAGGCACAATCCagtcttgtttcctttttcactctcaacagttatttttgtttttcagacagggtctcacaatgtagtctcaaactcatggtcctcctgcctcagcactcaGTGACTGCTGGCCTTACAGAGGtggaccaccacatctggctttattgttttggtttttgtttttttagacagggtttctctgtgtagccttggctgtcctggacttgcattgtagaccaggctggcctcgaactcacagggatccacctgcctctgcctccctgagtgctgggattaaaggcgtgcgccaccaccgcccggctctggctttgtttttgaaTGGGCTTTCCTACCATGGTAACAAATCACCATCATGCCACCTTAGTAATGTGGACTTCAGGAGTACAGCTTTACATCAAAACCCCAGGCAGTGTGGGCAACCGGGACACTTTAAAACAGTGTCCAGGAGAGGAGGAGCCCAAGCATGGCCCACAAAAAAGCCTGCAATagacaataaaaaccaaacagcacAAAAATGCCATACGTTATCGCTTCCAAATAAAAGCTAAATATCACAGAAACCTCACAGTGTTGTAAAAAAGCAAGTTTAAATCTAGCATGCCATCCCTGCCAGGGTGAGCCATTTTCTGCCTGATTTCTTCCATGTCTTGGTGATGTCTGGCAGGCCTACATAAGAGTCCACCTCAAACCAGGGCAGCAGTAAATGCTACACATATGCCTGGGAAATGTGCTGCCTCCCTCAGCCTCACTGTCCCTGTTCCCCACCCTTTCAACTTGCTTCAAGTGACAACTGTGCTACCTGAATTCAAACATTAACATGAGCTACTTAATCAAAAGAGCATTCATAGGGGAGGCTGTGGGGcactgcagagagaaagaggcttTACTATATGCCCAATAGGAGGAAGGCTTTGGGCACTCACACTCCATTTAGAAATGGAGCgaattttaaagatgtgtttttacTAATACTAGAGGAAAAGACAGGTG
Protein-coding sequences here:
- the Tomm6 gene encoding mitochondrial import receptor subunit TOM6 homolog; this encodes MASTGVTVSAAGSANEAPEVPDNVGDWLRGVYRFATDRNDFRRNLILNLGLFAAGVWLARNLSDIDLMAPQPGV